Below is a window of Streptomyces sp. WMMB303 DNA.
CGTCGCCGCCGAAGCCCTCCGGGGGCTCCGCGATCTCCGCCGCGGCACGCGCGTACGGGGAGAAGTCCGGAAATCCGCCGTGGTCGACGCGCACCCCCTGGGGGTAGCGGGCCGCTCTGACCGGATCCGGGAAGTACACGACCTGCCCGGCGTACGCCCGGTTCGGCGGTGCGGCGGCGTTCCCCTGGCCCTCGGGGCCGGTAGGCGCCCCCGCCCCGAGCCGACCTGTCGTCATCGCGTTGGCTCCCTGCTGCTTCCGACTGGTACCGAACAGCCTATGCGGTACGCCGCCGGGCAGACACCGCCCCCTGCGGGCCCCGGCGGACGGCGGCGGACCGGCCCTCGGCGGCGGCTCGTTCGCCGGACCCGCTCCCCCGCCGTGCCCCGCACACCGCCCGGGTACCGCTCGGCCCCGCCCGCCCCTTCTTCACGCTGTCGCCACCACCGCCACAATTCCATGACATCGCCGCGGAATGATCGACTCGTACGCCACACTGCATACTTGGGCGAGCCCCGGCACAGAGGGGACACTCTGGGAGGAAGCTCCATTGCACACGGCACCACAGGCGCACACACCGCAGCAGCCGGAAGCGCCGCAGGCGCAGCACGGCTCGTACAGCGGCGGCGACCCGCGCATCGGCTGGATAGCCGCTGTCGACTCCCTCAGCGCCACCGCACCGGTCCTGCTCCAGCGCCGTGACGGCATCCTGCCCGCCGTCGCCGCCGCACTGTCGATCCGGGGCGAGACCCTCACCTGCACCGGCAGCAAGGCAGAACGCGCGCCCGCCCACCACCCGCTCGTGCAGGACTTCCTCGACACCCTCACCACGGAACGGCGCTCCCGCCAGACCGGCCGCTGTCCTGAAGCGGTCCTGCTGTCGCGCTATCTGACCGCCACCGAGGCGGCCCGCGCGGACAAGCGCCGCCGCCCCGCCAAGAGCAGCCGGACCGGCAGGGGCACCGCGGGCAAGGGCTCCCGCATGTCCAAGGCACCCAAGCCGCTCACGCTCGGCGAGGCCAAGCGCGCGCTCAAGCAGGCCAAACTCACCGCGCGCCGCATCCGCGAGGACGGCGACCCGCTGCACGGCAGCTATGCGCCCCCCTGCCGGTCCTGCGGGGCGCTGCTGGCCCACTTCGGAGTGCGGGCCGTCGACCCGGCGCGGGAGAGCCCGCAGTGACCACGCGTTTCCCCGTCGCCGTCGACGATCCGCTGCGCAACGCCGGGTGGCAGCCGGGCCGGTGGGACATCCGGCAGGCCGAGCTGTGGGCCGACGCGCTGCGCGGCCACGTCTCACCCGGCGGCCACCGGCACGCGGTCTTCCCCGCGGCCGTCGAGGTGTGGGCCGAGTTCGGCACGCTCCGCATCGACCCCACCGGGCCCGGCCGCCATCTCGCGCCGTCGCCGGTGCACATCGACCCGCTCCCCGGGCTGCACGCGGCACGCACCTTCAACGACCTGGGCCGGGCGCTGGGCACCCAGGTCTGCCCGATCGGCACCGAGGGGGAGGACGAGGCGCTGCTGGCCATCGACGCCGAGCGCCGCGTCTACAGCATCGACGCGACCGGCGACTGGTATCTGGGTGCCGACTTCGACGCCGCGCTCTCGGCGCTGCTGATGGGGCTGGTGCCGGCCAAGCTGAGCGCGGGCCCGCCGCCCGCCGTCCCCCCGCCGGAGAGCGCCGGACCGGACGGGCTCGCGGACATCCGTACGGGATGACAGCGCGGGGCCGGGTCGCGGGCGGCCGCTCAGGGGCCCGCGTACGGGATGATCGCCGAGACCCGGAAGCCGCCCGCGTCCGTCGGCCCGGAGACGAAACCGCCGCCGAGCGCCGTCACCCGCTCCCGCATCCCCACCAGGCCGTTGCCGCCGCTGGGCAGCCCCGCGTCGGCCGCGCCGTCGGCGGCCGGGTCGTTCTCGACCTGCAGCGCGACCTCCGCTACGCGGTGCGCGACCCGAACCCGGGTCGCGGCTCCTGCCGCATGCTTGTGCACGTTGGTCAGCGCCTCCTGCACCACCCGGTACGCGGTCTGCTGGACCGGCGGCGGGCAGGCTCCGTCGAGGCTGCCCTCGACGCTGAGTTCCACGGCCATCCCGGCCGCGCGCGACTGGCCGACCAGCGAGTCGAGATGGGCGAGCGAGGGCGGGCCGGAGTGCGCGGTCCCGTGGTCCGGACGCGGCGCACCGGCCTGCCCCGCCCCCTGCACCGCCGCGCTCCGGGTCTCCGTGCCGCGCTCCGCGCTTCCGGCTGTCGACCGTCCCGCCGCCTGTCCCGCGACGGCGGACGCGAACTCGGCCAGCCGGGAGGGCGCCTCGGCCGTTGCGGCTCCGGAGGACCCGGCCTCCGGAGCCGCCGAGCCGGGTCCGGGAGCGGCGGAGGCACCCGGCGAAGCGGCCGGGCCGGGAGAGGCTCCGGAGAGGGCAGGAGAGTCGGACGGAGCGGGGCCGGCGGCCTCGGCGGGGTCGGGCCGCCCGGACCTCTCCGGCCTCTCCGACTCGCCGGAGCGCAGCACGCCCAGCATGGTGCGCAGCTCGTCGAGAGCCTGCCGCCCCATGTCTCCCACCAGTGCGGCGTTCTTCGCCGCCTTCTCCGGGTCCTTGAGCGCCACCGCCTGCAGCGCCGCCGCGTGCACCACCATCAGGCTCACCCGGTGGGCGACCACGTCGTGCATTTCGCGGGCGATCCGGGTGCGCTCCTCGTTCCGTGCCCACTCGGCACGCTCCTCCGCCCGGTCCGCCAGCAGCGAGAGCTCGCGCTCCAGGCCGTCCGCGCGCTCGCGCAGCGACTCGACGAGCCGCCGCCGCGCACCGACGTACAGTCCGAGCAGCACGGGCGGCGCCGTCACCCCGATCGACATGAGGATCGAGACCAGCGGGACGAACCAGCCCTGCGGGTTGAAGTCGGGGTCCTGCCCGATGTTCTGGTCCAGCCGGAAGGCGGTCATCACCAGCATCCCGGCGGCGGCCATCCCGGCCAGCAGTCCGGTGATCCGGCGCGGTACATCGGTGGCGGCGAGCGTGTAGAGCCCGACGACCCCGAGGAAGGTGCCCATCTCCGCCGGTATGACGGCGATGGCGACCAGCACGACCGCTATCGGCCAGCGGCGGCGCAGCACCAGCGTGGCCCCCGCGACGGCGCCCAGGAGCACCGCGAGAGCCCCCGGGATTCCCGTCTCCTCGGCGAAGCCCCGCCCCTGCAGGGCGCACTCCGCGGCGGAGGCCGCGGCCAGGGCGATGTCGAGCACCGCACTCCGTGGTTTCTCCCACCACCACGGCCCGCCCCGCGTACGGTTTTCCCCCGTCTCGGTCATACCGACCACCCTACGACCGCCCCTCGCCGCCTTGCCCCGCCGATCCCCGGAACATCCCATTCCGGTCATCTGTCCGTGCCCGGACGGTTTCGCGAACGGCTCCGCCGCGGCCCGGCCACGGAACTGCCGCGGATCACGACCGCCACGGCTCCGCGGATCAGCGCCGTCGCACCCCCGCGGACCGTGAACCCGGCGGACGAACGGGCGGCAACCCACCGGACGAACGAGGCCGCGTCAGGTACGCTCTGAGCCACCTTCCCCCGTGGTGTAACGGGCAGCACCCTGGATTTTGGATCCAGTAGTCAAGGTTCAAATCCTTGCGGGGGAGCCCACAGCTCCCCGCAGGGGAGCCCCCAGCGCGCACGGCGCGGTCGTCACGGGACGCACGATCCGGTCGTCACGGCGCGCGTCATCCGGGCCGGCCTTCTCCGCCGCCCGAGGGCCCGCCCTCCCGGCACACGGCGAACCCCCCGGTATCCTGCGGGATACACCCACCCCCGAAGCCGAAGGGCACACCCGTGAGCGTCACTCGCCCGGCAGCCGTCGTCGTTCTCGCAGCGGGTGAGGGCACCCGCATGAAGTCGGCGACCCCCAAGGTCCTGCACGAGATCTGCGGCCGCTCCCTGGTCGGCCATGTGGTGAGCGCCGCGCGGGCGCTGGATCCGGAGCAGCTGGTCGTGGTCGTCGGGCACGCGCGCGAACAGGTCACCGCGCACCTGTCGCAGCTGGACGCCGAGGCCCGCACCGCCGTGCAGCACGAGCAGAACGGCACCGGGCACGCCGTCCGGATGGCGCTGGCCGAGCTGGGCGACGGCGAGCCCGCCGGAACGGTCCTGGTGACCTGCGGCGACACCCCGCTGCTGACCGGCGGGACGCTGCAGCAACTGGCGGACACCCACGTCGCCGACGGCAACGCCGTCACCGTGCTGACCGCAGAGGTCCCGGACGCCACCGGCTACGGCCGCATCGTGCGCGAGAGCGGCGGCGGGCCGGTCACCGCGATCGTCGAGCACAAGGACGCGACCGAGGAGCAGCGCACCGTCCGGGAGATCAACTCGGGGGTGTTCGCGTTCGACGGCCGACTGCTGGCACAGGCGCTGGCGCAGGTCAGTACGGACAACAGCCAGGGCGAGGAGTACCTGACGGACGTGCTCGGCATCCTGCGGGAAGCCGGTCACCGGGTGGGCGCCGCGGTGGCGGGCGACCACCGGGAGATCGCGGGCATCAACAACCGCGTGCAG
It encodes the following:
- a CDS encoding histidine kinase, which encodes MTETGENRTRGGPWWWEKPRSAVLDIALAAASAAECALQGRGFAEETGIPGALAVLLGAVAGATLVLRRRWPIAVVLVAIAVIPAEMGTFLGVVGLYTLAATDVPRRITGLLAGMAAAGMLVMTAFRLDQNIGQDPDFNPQGWFVPLVSILMSIGVTAPPVLLGLYVGARRRLVESLRERADGLERELSLLADRAEERAEWARNEERTRIAREMHDVVAHRVSLMVVHAAALQAVALKDPEKAAKNAALVGDMGRQALDELRTMLGVLRSGESERPERSGRPDPAEAAGPAPSDSPALSGASPGPAASPGASAAPGPGSAAPEAGSSGAATAEAPSRLAEFASAVAGQAAGRSTAGSAERGTETRSAAVQGAGQAGAPRPDHGTAHSGPPSLAHLDSLVGQSRAAGMAVELSVEGSLDGACPPPVQQTAYRVVQEALTNVHKHAAGAATRVRVAHRVAEVALQVENDPAADGAADAGLPSGGNGLVGMRERVTALGGGFVSGPTDAGGFRVSAIIPYAGP
- a CDS encoding YwqJ-related putative deaminase, which translates into the protein MGWIAAVDSLSATAPVLLQRRDGILPAVAAALSIRGETLTCTGSKAERAPAHHPLVQDFLDTLTTERRSRQTGRCPEAVLLSRYLTATEAARADKRRRPAKSSRTGRGTAGKGSRMSKAPKPLTLGEAKRALKQAKLTARRIREDGDPLHGSYAPPCRSCGALLAHFGVRAVDPARESPQ
- a CDS encoding SUKH-3 domain-containing protein, translated to MTTRFPVAVDDPLRNAGWQPGRWDIRQAELWADALRGHVSPGGHRHAVFPAAVEVWAEFGTLRIDPTGPGRHLAPSPVHIDPLPGLHAARTFNDLGRALGTQVCPIGTEGEDEALLAIDAERRVYSIDATGDWYLGADFDAALSALLMGLVPAKLSAGPPPAVPPPESAGPDGLADIRTG